DNA sequence from the Hemibagrus wyckioides isolate EC202008001 linkage group LG20, SWU_Hwy_1.0, whole genome shotgun sequence genome:
TTTTTGGGGTCTCCAGGAAATGGAAGTGCTGGAGCTTGGTTAAAATGTCCCATGAGGAAGATTCCGATGGTGCCCAGTGTAAACAACAAGGCCAtagtgatgaagcagagtctGTCAATCACTCTGGCAACCAGGAACCACTCCTCATTCTCCTGCAGAGAGAACAAACATTTACATTGGTTGTACCAGAAGTGCTTCTCTCTAGTTAAACCACATTTAGCTCAAATTGATCTCAATACAGCTATACACTGTTTTACTGTTTAACTATACTAAATATGGTTTAAATGGAGTTTAAATTTGTCTTTCATGAATGCTCAAATGCTTAAGaatatttaaaagtaattaTTTCTAGAATACTTGTttaatcataatgttatgatacTGCACCATACAATTCATATACACAAAAGAAAATCTACAAGTTACAAAATGATATCTTTTTCTTGTATTAtccatttaatttcttttattaagGTATGTCAATCACTTACTTTCTGGAAATCAGTGTGCTGTTTGGTGCTCTCAGCGATGTGTTTACTGGCTTCTACACAGTCCTGCAGCTCTGGTGAAGCCATGGCCAAACTCCAAGTCAAATCTTGGACCGTGTCTCCCTCCAAATTGTTCTCTAGAGATCAGCAGTTGTAGTATATATGCTTAGAAATTAATACATtcatatatatgaatatatagcATATGTGATTGTCAATCAGTTTCACCTGCTTTGGTGCAAATGAAAGTCACAGCAGTTGCATTGGAGAGGCAACAGCAAGACAACACCCAAAAAGGGAATTGTTTAGCAAGTGGTGGCCACAGACGATTGCTCTTATCTGTCCTTCCTGCCTGATTAGTTTCTAGTTTTGTGGTTAGTTAAGTTCCTTGCCACTACTTGGGTTAGGTTCCTTGGCAATACCTGCAACCCAGTCAGCTTGCACATTTCCTCTAAGGATGGATCCATATGTACTGTTTAAAGGAGGTTTGGTGTGACTCCGTGAGAGTGGCATGAGAGCCTGACATCCTCTAGTGGGAACTGTGATCATAGCCCAGCACTGTGCAGCTCAACTAGCATTTGTCAGGGAACAACAGTACTGATAGGTTGCCAGGTTTCTTCTGCATACCCCTCCTCTCTCACTCCAATGGAAACACAAAGGCCTTGCAAATGGGGTAGACCTTTGGCCTAAGTGTTTGCTAGATAGCTGAACTGTTTCAATTTAGTGTTTAACCACTACAAGAAAGCATGTAGGTAAATTCATTGCTGTGCCAGcagtttgttttcatttgttttcatgtgCTATTTACAGTTATTATGCCTTGCGTAATTTGTTATATATTGAATATAACAGTAATTCATCATAAATGCTTCATAAATCCTAAATGCTTgtgtataatacatatataaattaGACGGATAGGTGGAGGGATTAATGGGTATATAGATAGAAAGCTAAATAAACTGATGTAACAATACAGCAAATATATCAAAGCTGATTTTccttttgcaatttttttttttcaatttaatccTATAGAGAATCATATCCATTCACACTTAAACCCCCATCAACCCAAATTTACACCATAGATACTAGTGAATACTTTCACACATTATATTAGTGGCAATCTGCCATTCCTTGTATTTTTGGGAAGCTAGCTTAATgcagtttgttttcttttgatgTCTTCTGGTAGTAGGGTTAGCTTTTTAAGATACAGTAACTAACCTAAACCCATTGTAGacttggttttttttgttctcttcttTGATACTGTCACCAAGTCTCTCCATGGTGAGACTAGCTTTTGCATCAAGTCTGAGTATTTTGGATATTGTGAATGcatatgtttgtgttgtgtttagtcaATTTAATAAAGTTCTTATTAAAGGCATATATCAGTCTTGTACACACCACCATCCACAAATACCATCCATTCAACCAGCAATTGTTCTTACTCTCAGACCCTAGGCAGTGTCCTCATGCAGGACTGTAAACATCTAGGAGCAAGATTTGGaaaagtgtgtttgtatgtgactCACCGATCTTCTCCAGGGCACTCCTTATGAGaccatctctctttttctgcttGCTGAACATCAGCTCAGAGCATGCCATCTTCAGCATGTACTCATCTGCCTTCACATTAAATCCTAGTGAGCTGTGTCTCCTAAGAGGGACAGTAGATTTGTTCGTTAGGCCATCTGCCCTTAGTCCACTTTGTGGTGTCCAGCGATGCATCCTCATCCCCAGCACCCgaggaaaaatgtttaaaaataccTGTGGTTTGTCATAAAGAGTATACATAGTACAGAGCTTTTAACCCACTTCagcaaacatttatttacatgtctTTACAATGTCTGTGTTTATGCTGTAGAAAATGGGATCTCTGACATTTAAAGGAATAAAGTTTGGATCTTTGTATGCAGTGCTTTACCTTCCTGACTTTattggttagtgtgtgtgtgttgggagttCGCAGGGAGACATTCAATACTACTACACAGTTCATCACTGTGATTGCAGTCACAGACATCACAAACATCAAATACCtgaaaaaaaccaacaaaaaagatttcatttaattacaaaaaaaaaaatattccatgAAACTGATTcagtgaaatgaactgaaatacacttaatacacttacaatacagtaacacaatacaCTTACTTTCCAATCAGGGGCACAGCCTGGGAGGTTTCTGGAATTTTCTTTgcaatgaggaagaggaagacagTCTGAGCAAGTAGGATAGTAATGGACATGGTACATTTCTGTCCTCCGGCTAAtcgatgcacacacacacacacacacacaaacaaaactatGATCATTATCAATCATGAATGTAGAACATAACTGTACAACAGTTTGTCTCAGACAAACTGGGATGAGCTTTATCTTAGTCTACTTTTACTCTGATGAAACACTTAGATAAAGGAGCCCTTAGATATTGATGATCATTAGGCAGATCCTCTCTGTAATCAAATTAGCACACTTTAACACTTCTGCCAGTTGCTTCAATGTAGTTGATGCACCCTGACCTTTAGCTGGCAGGAAGTAGACTAGCAGtccaagagaagagaagagcacGCAGGGCaaaatgatgttgatgatgtagaAAAGTGGCTTCCTCTggatgatgaggaagaagaTAATCTCCTGGTAGTCCAGGTCATCTCGGCTATACCTCTCATTCACCACCTTCTTAGCTGGTCGATGCTTAATTACCCATTCACCATTCTCTATCCAATCAGTATTACATAGAGTATAATtaatacaatattttaaaaactaTGACTTTTTAGTACTTTACTGTATAGAAGTtgtgctttaaaataaaaaaaatgcattaaatctACCATGGGCAGTGAACTCTAAACTGCTATATTCTTGATTGTATACTTACTTACTCACATTAGATAAAATTGTCCAttgaataaacataaattacTAAATATTATGGGGCTGAAATGTTTCTCTTGCTGCCACACAAAAAGCAAAGTGACAGTATGAATGCTGTTGGTTTTATGAGCTGATATACTATAGAGAACACTGGTTTACCTGTGAAGGCTTCTGGATCAATCTCAATCCATTCCACTATGGTGCTTGCCTCATTTGTCAGTTTCAGCTCTATCTCATTAGCATTGTACGTCTGAGACCTACAATCCAGTCAAAGCAAAGAGTCAAGGTAgcattttaaattattacataAATCAAACCTATAATTCTACTATTCTATTCAatccacacacactaatacagtcCTTATTCTGGAAGGTGGTGCTTTCATTCCCTGAGTTCATAGGTAGGTCACACTTTTGTAATCTGTTATAATCTAGCACTAGGTCCTattggaagaaaaagaaaaaaaactaaagtgGCCATTGGCCAGATGGCTAAAGCacttattttaaagaaatgatgAGAGATTAAATATACCTCTGTTCAACAGAAGTGTGTACTAGTCCAAATAAGTATGTAGTATTAAATGTGCATTAGCCCTCTGGGTTACACCATCATTTCCAGTAATTAATATTTGAAGGTCACCAGTGCCTTAATATGAATTTCAGCAGGAATTTGAAGACTCTCAAGTCGTTTCAGCAGAAATGCAGCAATTTATATGGATAATCAACAACAACCTTAGAGAAACCTGTCTTTGACTCTTGTCAACTGTCCAAATATAGATTCATATCAAACCTCCCCCAAGATCCTAGGAACGGTTGTAGCTCAGCTGCTAAAATCACACTTCTAATGAAACACATGCAACCAACTTTTTTGTCAGTATTAAGGCATCATCACAGTACTGAGAGAGCACTGGTTAAAGtcagaaataattttaaatggTGTCTGATTGTTGCTTGAACTCATTGCAACAATATTCTTCTAGACAGACTAGAACATTTTTGTTGGAGTTAAGCACTTTCCTGACTTAGGCTCTAATTTGACTGATAGTTGCCAATGGTGTCTTCACTAAGCAGATGAAAGAAGTTTCCCTACATAAGCTAGCTCTCTGTGTAGTAGCTGATGCTACTATGCATTTGACACTTATCTTTCAGCAAAGCCAGATAACAGATAACATATACAATAAATATGAAGAATGTTTTAGACCTTAGACATTGGATACTAAGTAACTTCCCTAATTAATTCCAACAAGTCAGAAGTTCTGCTATCAGCCAGGCCTCTCAGTTACATCATGTGCAgcaataaaaaatcagaaacattGTTTGCTTGTAAGCTTAAGAAATTTAATGTTGctacatgatgcagaaaaactaggtcactttttttttaccataattCCAGAGTGAAATTCTTACAATACTAATCACCTGTAAAGAATGGAATGGTCATCTGTGCCTGCtttgataaaatattaatattctgTATCAGTATTTAGACTGATGAAGACTATATCAGCAGCTAGAGCATTTTCCTTTAAGACCCCACTAAGACTGCGTTCAAAATAGTGTTTTGATTTGTAATTCCACTGATTTATAACTCCATTATCCATGCCAGGACACCAagaagaggatgggttcccttttgaggctGGTTCCACTTAAGGTTTCTCATTTCCATTTGCAAGGAGCTTGCTTACATGTTTACAAATTAAATTGATTTGGATTGAATTCAGAAATGTCTTATAAGAAGGCTGTTAATGGGCATCATCATGATGTATGATATAAGATGTTATGCAAATTTGCCATTTATAACTGGAAACTTCAGAGCACTTTATATTATTCCTCTTCTGAAAACTACATTGAACTTATTCAGTAAGCAGGTATTTTAAACCCAGAGCACAGTAAGCTCAGAGAACAGtttctggaaggttctccatTCCCACATGTTAAATTCACtcctaattttaaaaatattctaaaGCTAAACTAAATTGCTTTTCACTATCTATGTGGACATGAATgggtgttgtgtgttaatgaacTCCACCTGAATACCATGCTGCAGTTTTGCCAGTCAAAGGGGAAGTAGTCGACTTTGATTGCACAGGAACTGCGGTAGATTGCAGGAGGAAGCCAGTACACCATACCATTTGGGTCTATGAGAGCATTGGTGTAAAGTGTGATCTCAAAATGTCCatcaacactaaacacacaaaagatAGAGAAGTggtaatgttttattattattattattattattattattattattattattattattattattattattattattattattgtgtgacTCACTTGTTCTCAAGGATAATATCAGGAAGCCAGATAGCTTTGGAGGGAATTCGTGTGCCTGTGATGTTCTTATATTCTTCAAACCGTGGCCTGTCAGCCCACCTGAGTCTGTAGTCATACCATTGctacagggagggagagatggagagaacaagagagagaagtGTCAAATATAATAATTCCTATATAGGCTATATATTTTCATAGCCTCAATCTATATAAGCTATGTGCATTCATTTTTGTGAAAAGTACCTCTGTTGTAAAACTGTACCTTTTAAAAGTAGTAGCTTGTACAAGGCACAAATTACCTAAAGGGCAGATCTGTATTGATTTTA
Encoded proteins:
- the chrng gene encoding acetylcholine receptor subunit gamma, with product MCNLEGALHGDLMRGYNKNIRPMEKNGDITEVKLKMTLTNLISLNEKEETLTTCVWVEMQWYDYRLRWADRPRFEEYKNITGTRIPSKAIWLPDIILENNVDGHFEITLYTNALIDPNGMVYWLPPAIYRSSCAIKVDYFPFDWQNCSMVFRSQTYNANEIELKLTNEASTIVEWIEIDPEAFTENGEWVIKHRPAKKVVNERYSRDDLDYQEIIFFLIIQRKPLFYIINIILPCVLFSSLGLLVYFLPAKAGGQKCTMSITILLAQTVFLFLIAKKIPETSQAVPLIGKYLMFVMSVTAITVMNCVVVLNVSLRTPNTHTLTNKVRKVFLNIFPRVLGMRMHRWTPQSGLRADGLTNKSTVPLRRHSSLGFNVKADEYMLKMACSELMFSKQKKRDGLIRSALEKIENNLEGDTVQDLTWSLAMASPELQDCVEASKHIAESTKQHTDFQKENEEWFLVARVIDRLCFITMALLFTLGTIGIFLMGHFNQAPALPFPGDPKKYLPETFTANITGIH